From the genome of Glycine soja cultivar W05 chromosome 14, ASM419377v2, whole genome shotgun sequence:
ATTTTGATATTGCTCCAAAAATGTCTCACCGACAATGGACTCAGGAATTGTCTTAGCGTAAAGAGTCACAAATCTGCAAATAAAAACGAATAATATGTTAACTTCAAGATTTAAGGGGTGGTACTATTATCTAAAAGGGCAAGttgatgaaaaaattgaaaacgtCAATATAATGTAAAGCATAATAATGATCCAAAAACATATAATGAGACCAATTTATCTTACTCCTACAAAATCATTGCATAAGTAATCAAAGGATGCTTCTTGTTTAAGTAATCAAAGTAGTTCTATATGCAGATGTCATTTATCTGCCATAATAATCCCCTCATGATAACCTATGTTAAGTAAAGGAGAAAAACGGACTCACCTATGAGGTGGCAAATTACATAAGTAATCTAAGGAGGTTTCTTGTTTAAGTAGTTCTATGTCATCTTGTTCCACTTCATCATAGTTCAACCCATTAGCAGCCCAACTCTCAGACAATTCCTCAGATGCCTTGGCCTTTATCATCTTCATACCCATAAAGGCGCCAATTCTAACAGAACCATAGTCTGCACCTCCAACACTGAAATAGACAACACATATGGTAGTTCGTGAACATATTGAAGAAGAATAAGGAGGACTAGAACATTATATTCTTGTTAAAGGATAGAACTATCCAAAAAGCTTAAGCAGTTAGGTTACAGATCATAAATTATTCTATATATCTAAGTGACACACTTTCATGAGAGTTACAAAAATCACAGAAacagataaaaaatgaaacaacccTAACATGATTTACAAATTGAGCACGTACTTTCATTATATTATACACATACCACAACTTGGACACTAGTCGATAAAAATCTATATTAGATCTGAAACAAAACTTAAGCATAAAATTCTGATTCAAGATCTTCTAGTGATTAGTTGtacaaaataaagataatagatttaaggcataaatatgtttttgattcgtaatactcaatttttgagtTTTCTCCCTAATAAAGTTTTGCTATGCATTGAGTCCctaataaaacaacaatttgattttggtcctcgatattttgttttagtacCGACTaattacaaatgaaaaaatttattaggtatCAAAGATAAAATTTGCTAATTTAACAAAGGAGTAAAGAAAGTGTCaaggaccaaaaacaaaattgttattttattaggaCTCAACGTAAAGCAAAACTTTATTAGGGAGCAAACGCAAAAATCGAATGTTTATTAgggataaaaacatatttaagcctggATTTAATAAGTTATTAGGCCCCTGATTTTAGGTTAATTCCTTAAATTGATATAAGCTGTAGCCCATGGGTCCTATTGAATTTTTTTGGTTCATTAATAACTTTATTGTGTCTATGAACAggatctaattataaatttattagtttCAAATTGACAGATATTCTGGGTCTAAAGCTGtagatattaaaattatattgatttgttAAATCAAGAGAACATGTTTGTAGAGTACTAGTGTTCAGAAGTtacgtttttaattttttatagactACAGTATAACATTGATTGCAGCCTTTTATTTTCTTGGAAAGTGGAATTATTAATTACAGGAAACCCAAACTGATTGCCACAAAGCAGAAAAAGATATATGCGAGAAATTATTGCAAATAATGATAGGCCACCAACCTGTGTCTTATTCCAGAATCAATTCCCCAGAAACGGATATGGCTGGGAATGTCAACAAGGCCAACAATCTCTGCAGGCTGCATCAATAATGAGCAGTACCATCATAGTGTCGAAAGAATAAGAAATATTGTTTTTGATAGCTTCTAATGATGCACACCTGGCAAATCATAGCAAGAAGTTTGTTGGCTTCACCACATGAAGAAGCCATCTGGTCCATGACACCGCATGGAGCGCCTACAATGTGGTTTTCCACCTGATGAAAATGATTGAATACATCAAGCGGACAATGCATCCTAGAGATAAAATTACAATCATATGAAATTAATATTCATAAGAGTACTGCATAAAGTCCAACCTTCTGGCAGAGTATGGCCAGATCCCTTGGGCTGATATTTAATCCTGAGTTAcaaatatagaaattaatttgATCAATGGACAAAAATTGAACCCATTTAAGCATtcagtaaagataaaaaagaatcaagatCAGAAAAAAGAGAAGTTTCTCTTTTTGATATAGTGTAGAAAGAATAGTTGTTCAAAGAGATCTCCTTTGTGAAACAACTTGGTCTAGCAGAAGATTAATTGTACACCAtaagaaacaataaaatgtCCAAAATCAATGAAAGAGTTTAAGATTATAGTTGTCGAAAAATGAACATAAGACAAAGCATGATTACCATGAGCAGCTGCAATAGCATACATACTAGCAACCTCCACAGATGCAGAAGATGATACGCCTTTTCCTTCTGGGACTGCAGATGAAACCTGCATATTTGTTTACAATGTCTACatcttagaataaaaaaatatggagaTAGAGTAAGGAGCACAATTATAGGCCACGACTAATGTTTCAACATGGCACTAAAAGAGCATGATCATCAAGAAATGAGTTGAAAGTGAAACTCATTGGCAATTACGTTATCAACGCCCATGGAAAATTCTCTAAGCATTCAGtatgatattttgttttgtttgctaaAATGAAGTATTTGTAACATAGGTAGAGAACAGGAGGTACCAGCATGCTGATACTGTCTTCAAATTGAACACCCATTTCAGTCATTAAGACCAAAACTGCCCCTGCAACATATGCTGCCCACCTGTGAAAGTTAATCATATTAGTCTGATAGAATGGCTGACATGCCTTATTCATATAAAATCATGCACAAGTGCTACCCACTTTTGGGAAGGATCTTGAGCAAAGTATTTCTTTGCTTTTTCATATGAGATTGGTTTGTCttcttcatccataaaatcagATAAATCCATGTCAAATGTTGGGCCACGATTGCTCAATTCTGAGCCATATGATACCTGAAATGATCCAGATTCATTGAAAATACACAGTAAGAAAGTCTTATTATCGCTAAAACTGAAGGATACAGAGATAtccaaataatgttaaatttttatcatcaaCATTATTCACTTCTCATGCTTCATTGTTACACAAACTCCAAGCCATACTTGTCAATGTTAACTGATAGAATATAGAAATTCACGTGTTCTCCAACATACGATTTGCAGGACAGCAGTTGGATTTCCCCCTTTGTCATTCTGTCGAGCCTCAGCATGTTTCCACAGCCTATGTTTACTTGGATGGTTTCTTTGTAAAGCAACATGACAGGCTTCTTTAATTGGCATCTAAAGAAGAGTGaaaggaaagagaagaaaaaggccAAAGTGAGTACTTGCTTAAAAATTTCATGAATAACCTTGTCAGTTCTGTAACATTTTCAGACTAGACCAATTGCATAGAAACATATGTCAATGTTTAGGACTGTACATCTCTGTTATTTTTAGAGATATAAAATTACAAGCCTCCCACCTATCAACTTAGACTTTTAACATAGTCGAAACTTGACATACTATCAACTGCCAATACTATCAACTTGACATGTAGTAGAGTGCATTTAGTACAGTGGTACAACGGCAGTAGAGgtatatacaaaaaataattactatcaACTACCAATTGTATTTCAACAATTAGCATGGATTCTCTTTCAAATTTGAAAAGCTACAAAACATCCATTTTAGTAAGAATGCAAAAGAATGCTGCTCACTTTAGACCATTGTCAATCAATGCATATGTTCCCCTGGAAATGTTGCTTACTAGTGTCAGTACTCAGTAAGGTCATTATTGTATTTGATATATACATACTTCTCATTAAAACCCTCAAGTCTTGAAGTACTTATATCAAGTTAACAACACCTGatcctattttaatttattttaaaggagTAGAAACACATCATTTCCTTCTACCGCATGTATTAGTTGGATTcactaaaactaaattttagaGCATCGAGTCCATAATAATGTATAAACATAAATGTCAAATCACGTGAAGAAGTTAATAGTTGAAACTATATGGATCAAATGCAATGAACCCCAAAACCCTTGGGAGATAGATTCAACCTGCAGGACAAGACTTCCAGAATAGTCAGCAATACCACCCATGACGTCCAACCTTCCAGGAGCTCTTGTTACAAATATTTCTTCCTGTCACATGAATAAAACAAAGTCAAAAGTGAAAGAACAAACAGGAAAAGAATAAGTATGTGAGTTTAATAGAAACTTTAGTGTAGTGTCATTGTAATGTGGTTTCTTCAGTGTTAATATCTTTAAAAGGATTGCTTGTATCAATTGAGAGCTGTTAGTCCAGAAGAAAGATTTTATAAAGAAATGATTTTCAAACAAATGATTAAGACCTCCCAGTTGAAGAGATTAGCCGCAGCCTTACGCTCCCGCCTAGTGTGCTTGTCCTGTAATTCAGATAGGTTCTGTAAGAATGCCACAGTATCTGGAAGTCCTTGAATATCTCCATGAAGAATGTCAAAGTTTTCAATGTCCCTAAAGAAAGAATATAAGGAAACAATAAAGAGGTAGTTACATTGTCTCTTATCAGGacacaacaaagaaaaatatacccCTGAAAAGTGAAGTGATACTCACAAGCTAAACGCAGATCTTCCATCATCCATAGGGGAACCAGGTGTTGAGCGGCCAAGTTGGTTTTCAGCAGTTGCATACCATTCTGGGATTGTAATATCTCGACCAGGGGCCCTTTGGAGTTGATACCCAAGAACTATGGCATCACGCAATCTTCTTGCTCCACTAAGCTAGATATTATAAAGtcaaaattgaaatgaaaatccaaattttattactttccCTATATCTTCATGAAACTGAAGTGACCAGGAGcttgaaaaaattaacaaaagccAGCACTGCAAAAAATTGCATTCCAAAGTCATTTACCTTATCTGATGCATAACTTTTTCCAAAAGCCGTCTCCTGCAGGATGTGGGCTGCCACctacattttcaaatttttatgaaaaaaactaTCAATTCTTTTGGAATAATCGAAGACTTCAATGATGACATAGAACTACATAATCAAGGTGGGGAAAGCAACAACCTTGGAAGAATTTTAATACTCAGATCATCACTAATTGGTAGATGATTACCATCCaattaaaacaaacattttaaTGTTTCAGTTAAATTACAAAGACAGCTGATGGGGTTGGAAAATCCATCCCAAACAATAAAATTACCGGCAGTGACAATGTTGGGTTAAATATTCTATTGGGGATTACAAACCTAATTGGCATCAACCAGTATCACTGACAAATCCAAACATAGAACCCAAAAGAATGTGAATGACAGATGCATTCCGCAAAATTCTGCATTATATATCTATGGGCTAGAttatgcgtgtgtgtgtgtgtgtgtgtgtatgagcAGAAGAACTGGCCATCAAATATCAAGATCTTTCCCAGTTAGTCAATTTAAGGTCACTTTCTACAACATTTACACAGATTATTCATTGATTCATCAAATACATAAAATACTAACTATTAAGCAGGAAGCAATTAATACCTCAAGCAATACAGGCAAAAGAACAGTAAAGGCTTTTATGGAGTTGCAGGTATTTAGACaggaaaaaatgtatttaactaattaattaaaatttaaaggtaCATTGCTTGTGACAATCCCAAAGGAGGACCATAAGAATTGGTCTATATAAGCTACACTACAACTGGGTCCTAGATCAGATATGCATGGCTCAGCTTATTTTGGCTCTGTATCTCCAATGTAAACTCTGTTTGCTCACTGGAGATTCCTTTATACTTTGGCAGAACAAAGTAAATGTTGCCTCATAAATCGCATTTCCCTTTTAAAGGGAGATTCAATTCACTGTTCAAACAGATACTTCATGGTCATGAGATAACGAATATCGAAGGttaaaaatttctattcctaAAGTAATTTAGACATGAGTCCACCATCCCCTACTCTTATCACTGACCTTCCATTTCTTTATTCCACAGCAATTCTTAagagttaaagaaaagaacaacaaACAAGAATTTATGAAGTTACAGAAATAAACCTAATTGCGCAGGTAATAGTTTTTGAAGAgtcaattactaaaaaaaaaagagggtacCTCACCACCATTAATGCCTGCTTCATAGCAGGGTTTCAAACTTATTGCACGTTCAAGATAAGGTCTCCAGTGACCAGTCAGTAAATCCCTTCTAATCATTTCAACACCAccttgataaaactaaaaaaataagataattacttgaaaggcactcaaaaacaaaaaatattgaagacaaaaaaaactaacatggAGAAAGTCAATAGAATACCTCAAGCATATTTCTCAAAAAAGGTTCTTCATTGAAATAGTCTCTACGTACAAAGACAAAAGGACACTTGTATGCCAAGGCCTCGCTAACAGTGCCATATccaatttttcctaaaataacaAACAGCAATTAGTATAACTATTTCATTTAATCCAGCTTTGCAAGTTGCAGCTATTCAAGCTTCATACTGACCAAGCATACAGTCAGATGCCGCAATAATGTCCGGCGTATATGCATCTTTAGCAAGTTTTACAAAGTTAGACGGAAGGTCTGCAGTCTCTGAAGCACCACAAACCTGGAGCATAAAACTAAGACATCACCAAATAATGCACAAGTACAATAAACGAACATTTTAAATGAGACAATGATACATAGCAGAGTGGTTGAAGAAGTACCAGGCACAACCAGCCAGGTGGTAAGAATTCCTCCTTTAGCTTCAATTCTGATGGCTGGAGACAATACATAATAGAGGCAGGCAGAAGTCAGATGATGGGAGTGATTCTGTTTAGAGTCATTAGTAGAGCTCCATGGCATAAAATCCAGAAAAGTGTAAAACTTGCAAGTATATGGTCAATAGATGATCGAAGAACAATAACAAATTAGTATTGACAATAAGAAATCCTGTAAAATATCTTTATAGGAACTGTAGACTTTATTATGAATTTGTGTGACTACCAGAAATTATAATTAGAACAATACATTAATATATGCATAGCTGATATTACAGAATATGAAGGACTACCACACAGTTATAc
Proteins encoded in this window:
- the LOC114384971 gene encoding L-arabinokinase-like, which codes for MRIEQESDGVSASTKHLVFAYYVTGHGFGHATRVTEVVRHLILAGHDVHVVTGAPDFVFTSEIQSPRLIIRKVLLDCGAVQADALTVDRLASLEKYSETAVKPRAQILAQETEWLNSVKADLVISDVVPVACRAAADAGIRSVCVTNFSWDFIYAEYVMAAGLHHRSIVWQIAEDYSHCEFLIRLPGYCPMPAFRDVIDVPLVVRRLHKSAKEVKKELGVTDDVKLVILNFGGQPSELKLKEEFLPPGWLCLVCGASETADLPSNFVKLAKDAYTPDIIAASDCMLGKIGYGTVSEALAYKCPFVFVRRDYFNEEPFLRNMLEFYQGGVEMIRRDLLTGHWRPYLERAISLKPCYEAGINGGEVAAHILQETAFGKSYASDKLSGARRLRDAIVLGYQLQRAPGRDITIPEWYATAENQLGRSTPGSPMDDGRSAFSLDIENFDILHGDIQGLPDTVAFLQNLSELQDKHTRRERKAAANLFNWEEEIFVTRAPGRLDVMGGIADYSGSLVLQMPIKEACHVALQRNHPSKHRLWKHAEARQNDKGGNPTAVLQIVSYGSELSNRGPTFDMDLSDFMDEEDKPISYEKAKKYFAQDPSQKWAAYVAGAVLVLMTEMGVQFEDSISMLVSSAVPEGKGVSSSASVEVASMYAIAAAHGLNISPRDLAILCQKVENHIVGAPCGVMDQMASSCGEANKLLAMICQPAEIVGLVDIPSHIRFWGIDSGIRHSVGGADYGSVRIGAFMGMKMIKAKASEELSESWAANGLNYDEVEQDDIELLKQETSLDYLCNLPPHRFVTLYAKTIPESIVGETFLEQYQNHNDPVTTIDPKRTYGVRAPTMHPIFENFRVVTLKALLTSAASTYQLTALGELLYQCHHSYGTCGLGSDGTDRLVNLVQELQHSAASKAEGGTLYGAKITGGGSGGTVCVVGRNCLKSSEHIFEVQHRYKKATGYLPFIFEGSSPGAGKFGYLKIRRRATPKKANAIKDDGALTSEKANASKDDGAVTMKNNS